One Neomonachus schauinslandi chromosome 9, ASM220157v2, whole genome shotgun sequence DNA segment encodes these proteins:
- the SIX1 gene encoding homeobox protein SIX1, which translates to MSMLPSFGFTQEQVACVCEVLQQGGNLERLGRFLWSLPACDHLHKNESVLKAKAVVAFHRGNFRELYKILESHQFSPHNHPKLQQLWLKAHYVEAEKLRGRPLGAVGKYRVRRKFPLPRTIWDGEETSYCFKEKSRGVLREWYAHNPYPSPREKRELAEATGLTTTQVSNWFKNRRQRDRAAEAKERENTENNNSSSNKQNQLSPLEGGKPLMSSSEEEFSPPQSPDQNSVLLLQGNMAHARSSNYSLPGLTSSQPSHSLQAHQHQLQDSLLGPLTSSLVDLGS; encoded by the exons ATGTCGATGCTGCCGTCGTTCGGCTTCACGCAGGAGCAAGTGGCGTGCGTGTGCGAAGTTCTGCAGCAAGGCGGGAACCTGGAGCGTCTGGGCAGGTTCCTGTGGTCGCTCCCCGCCTGCGACCACCTGCACAAGAACGAAAGCGTGCTCAAGGCCAAGGCCGTGGTTGCCTTCCACCGCGGGAACTTCCGCGAGCTCTACAAGATCCTGGAGAGCCACCAGTTCTCGCCTCACAACCATCCCAAGCTGCAGCAACTGTGGCTGAAGGCGCACTACGTGGAGGCCGAGAAGCTGCGCGGCCGGCCGCTGGGCGCGGTGGGCAAATATCGAGTGCGCCGAAAATTCCCGCTGCCGCGCACCATCTGGGACGGCGAGGAGACCAGCTACTGCTTCAAGGAGAAGTCACGGGGCGTGCTGCGCGAGTGGTACGCGCACAACCCATACCCCTCGCCTCGTGAGAAGCGGGAGCTGGCCGAGGCCACTGGGCTCACCACCACCCAGGTCAGCAACTGGTTTAAGAACCGGAGGCAAAGAGACCGGGCCGCGGAGGCCAAGGAAAG GGAGAACACCGAAAACAATAACTCCTCCTCCAACAAGCAGAATCAACTCTCTCCTCTGGAAGGGGGCAAGCCGCTCATGTCCAGCTCAGAAGAAGAATTCTCACCTCCCCAAAGTCCAGACCAGAACTCGGTACTTCTGCTGCAGGGCAATATGGCCCACGCCAGGAGCTCAAACTATTCTCTCCCTGGCTTAACCTCCTCGCAGCCCAGCCACAGCCTGCAAGCCCACCAACATCAGCTCCAGGACTCCCTGCTGGGCCCCCTCACCTCCAGTCTGGTGGACTTGGGGTCTtaa